One window of Fusobacterium polymorphum genomic DNA carries:
- a CDS encoding MetQ/NlpA family ABC transporter substrate-binding protein — MKKIFLHCFTWLLISANMSAGTLKVGATPVPHAELLNYLKSDLKKEGVDLKIVEFTDFVTINEALIDGELDANYWQHLPHLTLIMQKEKKTDLVAVTKVHVETIGLYSTKIKSIKDLKVGAKIAIPSDSTNEGRALILLHNNGIIKLKDPKNLLATPVDIVSNPKKLKFQELDAALLPRTLDSVDGAIITANYALQAGFVPSKDAILLEDKNSPYVNVLVTRKKNQNNEDIKKLAKALNSEKARKFIIEKYKGAVVPAF, encoded by the coding sequence ATGAAAAAAATATTTTTACATTGTTTTACTTGGCTTTTGATATCAGCTAATATGTCTGCAGGCACTTTGAAAGTAGGAGCAACTCCTGTTCCTCATGCTGAGCTTTTAAATTATTTAAAAAGTGATTTAAAGAAAGAAGGAGTAGACTTAAAAATTGTTGAATTTACAGACTTTGTTACTATAAATGAAGCTTTAATTGATGGAGAATTAGATGCTAATTACTGGCAACATTTACCACATTTAACTTTAATAATGCAAAAAGAAAAAAAGACTGATTTAGTTGCAGTAACTAAGGTACATGTTGAAACAATAGGACTTTATTCAACTAAAATTAAATCTATAAAAGATTTAAAAGTTGGAGCTAAAATTGCTATTCCAAGTGATTCTACAAATGAAGGTAGAGCTTTAATCTTACTACATAATAATGGAATTATAAAATTAAAAGACCCTAAAAATTTACTTGCTACACCAGTGGATATTGTATCAAATCCTAAGAAATTAAAATTCCAAGAATTAGATGCTGCTTTACTACCTAGAACTTTGGATAGTGTTGATGGAGCAATAATAACTGCTAACTATGCTTTACAAGCAGGTTTTGTTCCAAGTAAAGATGCAATACTTTTAGAAGATAAAAATTCACCTTATGTAAATGTATTAGTTACAAGAAAGAAGAATCAAAATAATGAAGATATTAAAAAATTAGCTAAGGCTTTAAACAGTGAAAAAGCTAGAAAATTTATAATTGAAAAATATAAAGGAGCTGTTGTTCCAGCATTTTAA
- a CDS encoding heavy metal translocating P-type ATPase, translating to MKKKKEVIIIISAILFAIALFVRMSQTIQLILMLIAYILLGKDTVLKAVKNVEKGDFFDENFLMTVATLGAIIIGEYPEAVAVMLFYEVGELFQGYAINKSRKSIANMMDIKPEYANVIRDNKSIKVEPDEVQIDEIIEIKPGERVPLDAIIIKGETTLDTSALTGESIPVEVREGATILSGCINLNALILAKVTKEYFDSTVNKVLDLVENAAAKKSTSERLITRFAKIYTPIVISLAVLLAILPPIISGEYNFRVWIFRALSFLVVSCPCAFVISVPLSFFSGIGAASRAGILIKGGNYLEILSKVDIVVLDKTGTLTKGVFNVQKVVVIDKNIKEDEFISLVAMAESGSNHPISKSIQKYYNREIDKNSINSIKEISGKGIEALINNMKILVGNEKLVNIPSDLIIDDIGTILYVEIDNKFTGYIVISDEIKKDASKAIKGLKDVGVKKSIMLTGDIEKVSKKVGEELGLDEIYTNLLPQDKVSKFEEIIENKKSKGNVAFVGDGINDAPVLARADVGIAMGAMGSDAAIEAADVVIMTDEPSKIVTAIKSSKKTMKIAMQNIALAFGVKAIALILSALGIADMWMAVFADTGVTILAVLNSFRALKIENN from the coding sequence ATGAAAAAGAAAAAAGAAGTAATTATAATTATTTCTGCTATATTGTTTGCAATAGCATTATTTGTGAGAATGAGTCAAACAATACAACTTATCTTAATGTTAATAGCCTATATTTTACTTGGAAAAGATACTGTCTTAAAAGCTGTAAAGAATGTTGAAAAGGGAGATTTCTTTGATGAAAATTTTCTTATGACAGTGGCAACATTAGGAGCTATAATAATAGGTGAATATCCAGAAGCTGTTGCAGTTATGCTTTTTTATGAAGTTGGAGAATTATTTCAAGGTTATGCTATCAATAAGTCAAGAAAATCTATTGCAAATATGATGGACATTAAACCTGAGTATGCAAATGTTATTAGAGATAATAAATCTATAAAAGTTGAACCTGATGAAGTACAAATTGATGAAATAATTGAAATCAAACCTGGTGAAAGAGTTCCTCTTGATGCCATTATTATAAAAGGAGAAACTACTCTTGATACTTCTGCTCTTACGGGTGAATCTATACCAGTTGAAGTGAGAGAAGGAGCAACTATATTAAGTGGTTGCATAAATCTAAATGCACTAATATTAGCAAAAGTCACAAAAGAATATTTTGATTCAACAGTAAATAAAGTCTTAGATTTAGTTGAAAATGCCGCTGCTAAAAAATCAACTTCTGAAAGATTAATAACAAGATTTGCAAAAATATATACACCAATAGTAATAAGTTTAGCAGTATTGCTAGCTATTTTACCACCAATTATAAGTGGAGAATATAATTTTAGAGTCTGGATTTTTAGAGCCTTATCATTTTTAGTTGTATCTTGCCCTTGTGCCTTTGTTATTTCTGTTCCTTTGAGTTTCTTCAGTGGAATAGGAGCTGCATCAAGAGCAGGAATTCTAATAAAAGGTGGAAACTATTTAGAAATATTATCAAAAGTTGATATAGTAGTCCTTGATAAAACAGGAACATTAACTAAAGGAGTATTTAATGTTCAGAAAGTTGTAGTAATAGATAAAAATATAAAAGAAGATGAATTTATTTCTCTTGTTGCTATGGCTGAATCGGGTTCAAACCATCCTATATCAAAGTCTATACAAAAATATTATAATAGAGAAATTGATAAAAATTCTATAAATAGTATTAAAGAAATTTCTGGTAAAGGTATAGAAGCTCTTATTAATAATATGAAAATACTTGTTGGAAATGAAAAATTAGTAAATATTCCTAGTGACCTTATTATTGATGACATTGGAACTATTCTTTATGTGGAAATAGATAATAAATTTACTGGATATATAGTTATTTCTGATGAAATTAAAAAAGATGCTTCTAAAGCAATAAAAGGTTTAAAAGATGTAGGAGTTAAAAAATCTATTATGCTTACTGGTGATATTGAAAAAGTAAGTAAAAAAGTTGGAGAAGAATTAGGACTTGATGAAATTTATACTAATCTTTTACCACAAGATAAAGTAAGTAAATTTGAAGAAATTATAGAAAATAAAAAATCTAAAGGAAATGTAGCTTTTGTTGGTGATGGTATAAATGATGCTCCTGTACTTGCAAGAGCAGATGTTGGGATAGCTATGGGGGCTATGGGCTCAGATGCTGCAATAGAAGCTGCTGATGTTGTTATTATGACTGATGAACCTAGTAAGATAGTAACTGCAATAAAAAGTTCTAAAAAGACTATGAAAATTGCTATGCAAAATATTGCCTTAGCTTTTGGAGTAAAAGCTATTGCATTGATTTTAAGTGCTTTAGGTATTGCAGATATGTGGATGGCAGTCTTTGCTGATACAGGTGTAACTATACTTGCAGTTTTAAATTCCTTTAGAGCCTTAAAAATAGAAAATAATTAA
- a CDS encoding cation transporter, with amino-acid sequence MKKVFKLEGLNCAHCAAKIEEKVSKLEGVKSVVINFMTTKMTLESVDENIADVVEKVKKLINEVEPDVNMIKA; translated from the coding sequence ATGAAAAAAGTTTTTAAGTTAGAAGGATTAAATTGTGCTCATTGTGCAGCTAAAATTGAAGAAAAAGTTTCTAAATTAGAAGGTGTAAAATCTGTTGTAATTAATTTTATGACAACTAAAATGACTCTTGAAAGTGTTGATGAAAATATTGCTGATGTGGTAGAAAAAGTTAAAAAACTTATAAATGAAGTTGAACCTGATGTTAATATGATTAAAGCTTAA
- a CDS encoding ArsR/SmtB family transcription factor — translation MKTTKTVNSCDCDSVNQELVDKVKKKFPDDELLGDLSDFFKVIGDGTRIRILWALDVTEMCVCDIANVLNMTKSAVSHQLRALREADLVKFRKSGKEVLYSLSDNHVKEIFEQGLIHIQEDKKGDE, via the coding sequence ATGAAAACAACTAAAACTGTAAATTCCTGTGACTGTGATAGTGTAAATCAAGAATTAGTTGATAAGGTAAAAAAGAAATTTCCAGATGATGAACTTCTTGGAGATTTATCTGATTTCTTTAAGGTTATAGGAGATGGAACAAGAATTAGAATACTTTGGGCATTAGATGTAACTGAAATGTGTGTTTGTGATATAGCAAATGTTTTAAATATGACAAAGTCAGCAGTATCTCATCAATTAAGAGCTTTAAGAGAAGCTGATTTAGTAAAATTTAGAAAATCTGGAAAAGAAGTTCTTTATTCTTTATCAGACAACCACGTAAAAGAAATTTTTGAACAAGGTTTAATACATATACAAGAAGATAAAAAGGGAGATGAATAG
- a CDS encoding AAA family ATPase, protein MKRIPIGLSNFKHLIEENFYYFDKTKFIDEIIQDGAQVKLFTRPRRFGKTLNMSMLKYFFDIKEAEENRKIFKDLYIEKTESFKEQGQYPVIFLSLKDLKARTWEIMEKDIKSTVASLFSEYKYLLKDLDKFDTITFENVIMKNIELENLKEILKFLTKILYEKYNKKVIVLIDEYDSPLVSAYTNGYYENAKDFFKTFYSLVLKDNNYLQMGVLTGIIRVIKAGIFSDLNNLSTYTILSDDYTDSYGLTEEEVEKSLKDYGIEAEISNVKDWYDGYRFGDSEVYNPWSIINFLRFKELRAYWVDTSGNDLINDVLKKITKDTIRALERLFDGEGLRQNISGTSDLSKLLNENELWELLLFSGYLTIEEKIDQKNYILRLPNKEVKELFKDSFLEKYFGRGNKLSDLMEALTENRIEDYEENLQEILLTSVSYNDTKKGNEAFYHGLIMGMGLYLEGEYITKSNIESGLGRYDFLIEPKNKSKRAFIMEFKSTDGVEKLEEVSKEALQQIEDKKYDISLKQNGIKEITYIGIAFCGKQIRISYR, encoded by the coding sequence ATGAAAAGAATACCAATAGGACTAAGTAATTTTAAACATTTAATAGAGGAAAATTTTTATTATTTTGATAAAACAAAATTTATAGATGAAATAATACAAGACGGAGCACAGGTAAAATTATTTACAAGACCTAGAAGATTTGGAAAAACATTAAATATGTCAATGTTAAAGTATTTTTTTGATATAAAAGAGGCAGAAGAAAATAGAAAAATATTTAAAGATTTATATATAGAAAAAACAGAATCATTTAAAGAACAGGGACAATACCCAGTAATATTTTTATCATTAAAAGATTTAAAAGCAAGAACTTGGGAAATAATGGAAAAAGATATAAAATCAACAGTTGCAAGTTTATTTTCTGAATATAAATATCTATTAAAAGATTTAGATAAATTTGATACTATTACATTTGAAAATGTTATTATGAAAAATATAGAACTGGAAAATTTAAAGGAAATATTAAAATTTTTAACAAAAATTCTATATGAAAAATATAATAAAAAAGTGATAGTATTGATAGATGAGTATGATAGCCCTTTGGTATCAGCCTATACAAATGGATATTATGAAAATGCAAAAGATTTCTTTAAAACTTTTTATAGTTTAGTTCTAAAAGATAATAACTATTTACAAATGGGAGTTTTAACTGGAATAATAAGAGTAATAAAGGCAGGAATATTCTCAGATTTGAATAATTTAAGTACCTATACAATATTAAGTGATGATTATACAGATAGTTATGGATTAACAGAAGAAGAAGTAGAGAAAAGTCTTAAAGATTATGGAATAGAAGCTGAAATATCAAATGTAAAAGATTGGTATGATGGATATAGATTTGGGGATAGTGAAGTATACAATCCTTGGAGCATAATTAATTTTTTAAGATTTAAAGAACTAAGAGCTTATTGGGTGGATACATCAGGAAATGACTTAATAAATGATGTATTAAAAAAAATAACAAAGGATACAATAAGAGCCTTGGAAAGATTATTTGATGGAGAAGGTTTAAGGCAGAATATATCAGGAACATCAGATTTATCAAAATTATTAAATGAAAATGAATTATGGGAACTATTGTTATTTAGTGGATACTTAACAATAGAAGAAAAAATAGATCAAAAGAATTATATATTAAGATTACCAAATAAAGAAGTAAAAGAACTCTTTAAAGATAGTTTTTTAGAAAAATATTTTGGAAGAGGAAATAAGTTATCAGATTTAATGGAAGCTCTAACAGAAAATAGAATAGAAGATTATGAAGAAAATCTACAAGAAATATTATTAACTTCAGTAAGTTATAATGACACAAAAAAAGGAAATGAGGCATTTTATCATGGACTAATAATGGGAATGGGCTTATATTTAGAAGGAGAATATATAACAAAATCAAATATAGAAAGTGGTTTAGGAAGATATGATTTTTTAATAGAACCAAAGAATAAAAGTAAAAGAGCTTTTATAATGGAATTTAAGTCAACAGATGGTGTAGAAAAACTTGAAGAAGTGTCAAAAGAAGCATTACAACAGATAGAAGATAAAAAATATGATATATCATTGAAGCAAAATGGAATAAAAGAGATAACATACATAGGTATAGCATTTTGTGGAAAGCAAATAAGAATATCTTATAGATAA
- the pflA gene encoding pyruvate formate-lyase-activating protein, protein MQGYINSFESFGTKDGPGIRFVVFMQGCPLRCLYCHNVDTWELKDKNYIYTPEEILAELNKVRAFLTGGITASGGEPLFQASFILELFKLCKENGIHTALDTSGYIFNDQAKKVLEYTDLVLLDIKHIDKDMYKKLTSVDLESTLNFIKYLQEINKPVWIRYVLVPGYTDDIKDLNDWAKFVSQFDVVKRVDILPFHQMAIYKWEKTNREYKLKDTLTPNKEQIQKAEEIFRKYNLPLYKERS, encoded by the coding sequence ATGCAAGGTTATATAAATTCTTTTGAATCTTTTGGAACAAAAGATGGTCCTGGAATAAGATTTGTAGTTTTTATGCAAGGTTGCCCTTTAAGATGTTTGTATTGTCATAATGTAGATACTTGGGAACTGAAAGATAAAAACTATATCTACACTCCTGAGGAAATTTTAGCTGAATTAAATAAAGTTAGAGCTTTCTTAACTGGTGGAATAACTGCCTCTGGTGGTGAACCTCTTTTTCAAGCCTCTTTTATATTAGAGCTTTTTAAACTTTGTAAAGAAAATGGAATACATACTGCACTTGATACTTCTGGTTATATTTTTAATGATCAAGCAAAAAAGGTTTTAGAATACACAGATTTAGTTTTATTAGATATAAAACACATAGATAAAGATATGTATAAGAAACTCACCTCTGTTGATTTAGAGTCTACACTTAATTTTATAAAATATTTACAAGAAATTAATAAACCTGTTTGGATAAGGTATGTTCTTGTTCCTGGTTATACTGATGATATAAAAGACTTAAATGATTGGGCTAAATTTGTATCTCAATTTGATGTTGTAAAAAGAGTTGATATCTTACCATTTCATCAGATGGCTATTTATAAATGGGAAAAGACTAATAGAGAATATAAATTAAAAGATACTCTTACTCCTAATAAAGAGCAAATTCAAAAAGCAGAAGAAATTTTTAGAAAATATAATTTACCTTTATATAAAGAAAGAAGCTAG
- the pflB gene encoding formate C-acetyltransferase — MEAWRGFKDGEWQKSINVSNFIKNNYTEYLGDESFLEGPTENTKKLWDILSGMLKIEREKGIYDAETKIPSKIDAYGAGYIDKNLETIVGLQTDAPLKRAIFPNGGLRMVENSLEAFGYKLDPATKEIYEKYRKSHNAGVFSAYTPAIKAARHTGIITGLPDAYGRGRIIGDYRRVALYGVDRLIEERKREFDAYDPEEMTEDVIRDREEMFEQLEALKALKRMAAAYGFDIGRPAETAQEAVQWTYFGYLGAIKDQNGAAMSLGKTAGFLDVYIERDLKEGRITEKQAQEFIDHFIMKLRIVRFLRTPEYDQLFSGDPVWVTESIGGMNNDGRSWVTKNAFRYLNTLYNLGTAPEPNLTILWSERLPENWKKFCSKVSIDTSSLQYENDDIMRPQFGEDYGIACCVSPMAIGKQMQFFGARANLPKALLYAINGGKDELKKEQVTPAGQFQKITGDYLEFDEVWEKYDKMLTWLASTYVKALNIIHYMHDKYSYEALEMALHSLDIKRTEACGIAGLSIVADSLAAIKYGKVRVIRDEAGDAVDYVVEQPYVPFGNNDDRTDELAVKVVRTFMNKIRSHKMYRDAEPTQSVLTITSNVVYGKKTGNTPDGRRAGAPFGPGANPMHGRDTKGAVASLASVAKLPFEDANDGISYTFAITPETLGKTDDEKKNNLVGLLDGYFKQTGHHLNVNVFGRELLEDAMEHPENYPQLTIRVSGYAVNFIKLTREQQLDVINRTISNKM, encoded by the coding sequence ATGGAAGCTTGGAGAGGTTTTAAAGATGGTGAATGGCAAAAAAGTATTAATGTAAGTAACTTTATCAAAAATAATTATACAGAATATTTAGGAGATGAATCATTCTTAGAAGGTCCTACTGAAAATACTAAAAAGTTATGGGATATTTTAAGTGGAATGTTAAAAATAGAAAGAGAAAAAGGTATCTATGATGCTGAAACTAAAATTCCTTCTAAAATTGATGCTTATGGAGCTGGGTATATTGATAAAAATTTAGAAACAATAGTAGGTTTACAAACTGATGCTCCTCTAAAAAGAGCTATATTCCCAAATGGTGGATTAAGAATGGTTGAAAACTCATTAGAAGCTTTTGGTTATAAATTAGATCCTGCAACAAAAGAAATATATGAAAAATATAGAAAAAGCCATAATGCTGGAGTTTTCTCAGCATATACACCTGCAATAAAAGCTGCTAGACATACTGGAATTATTACTGGTCTTCCTGATGCTTATGGTAGAGGAAGAATCATAGGAGATTATAGAAGAGTTGCTCTTTATGGTGTTGATAGATTGATTGAAGAAAGAAAAAGAGAATTTGATGCTTATGATCCAGAAGAAATGACAGAAGATGTTATTAGAGATAGAGAAGAAATGTTTGAACAATTAGAAGCTTTAAAAGCTTTAAAAAGAATGGCAGCTGCCTATGGTTTTGATATAGGAAGACCTGCTGAAACTGCTCAAGAAGCTGTTCAATGGACTTATTTTGGATACTTAGGTGCTATCAAAGACCAAAATGGTGCTGCAATGAGTTTAGGTAAAACTGCTGGTTTCTTAGATGTATATATAGAAAGAGATTTAAAAGAAGGAAGAATCACTGAAAAACAAGCACAAGAATTTATAGACCATTTCATTATGAAACTTAGAATAGTAAGATTTTTAAGAACTCCTGAATATGATCAATTATTCTCTGGAGATCCAGTATGGGTAACTGAATCAATAGGTGGTATGAACAATGATGGTAGATCTTGGGTAACTAAAAATGCATTTAGATACTTAAATACTCTTTACAACTTAGGTACAGCTCCTGAACCTAACTTAACAATTTTATGGAGTGAAAGATTACCTGAAAATTGGAAAAAATTCTGCTCTAAAGTTTCAATAGATACTTCTTCATTACAATATGAAAATGATGACATTATGAGACCACAATTTGGTGAAGACTATGGAATAGCTTGTTGTGTATCTCCTATGGCTATAGGAAAACAAATGCAATTCTTTGGAGCAAGAGCTAACTTACCTAAAGCATTACTTTATGCTATAAATGGTGGTAAAGATGAGTTAAAGAAAGAACAAGTAACTCCAGCTGGACAATTTCAAAAAATTACTGGTGACTACTTAGAATTTGATGAAGTTTGGGAAAAATATGACAAAATGCTTACATGGCTTGCATCAACTTATGTAAAAGCATTAAATATTATTCACTATATGCACGATAAATATTCTTATGAAGCATTAGAAATGGCTTTACACTCATTAGATATCAAGAGAACAGAAGCTTGTGGTATAGCTGGACTTTCAATAGTTGCTGACTCACTTGCTGCTATTAAATATGGTAAAGTAAGAGTAATAAGAGATGAAGCTGGAGATGCTGTTGATTATGTTGTTGAACAACCTTATGTTCCATTTGGAAATAATGATGATAGAACAGATGAATTAGCAGTTAAAGTTGTTAGAACATTTATGAATAAAATTAGAAGTCATAAAATGTATAGAGATGCTGAACCTACTCAATCAGTTCTTACAATAACTTCAAATGTTGTTTATGGTAAGAAAACAGGAAATACTCCTGATGGAAGAAGAGCAGGAGCTCCATTTGGACCAGGAGCAAACCCTATGCATGGTAGAGATACTAAGGGAGCAGTTGCTTCTCTAGCATCAGTTGCAAAATTACCATTTGAAGATGCAAATGATGGTATTTCTTATACATTTGCTATAACTCCTGAAACATTAGGAAAAACAGATGATGAAAAGAAAAATAATTTAGTTGGACTTCTTGATGGATACTTTAAACAAACTGGACACCACCTAAATGTAAATGTATTTGGTAGAGAATTATTAGAAGATGCTATGGAACATCCTGAAAATTATCCACAACTTACAATAAGAGTTTCTGGATATGCAGTAAACTTTATTAAATTAACAAGAGAACAACAATTAGATGTTATAAATAGAACTATCAGTAACAAAATGTAA
- a CDS encoding peptidyl-prolyl cis-trans isomerase produces MEEDKILHGILLKKAKEAQYTNYEIEQLNLQSESLFIRYFLEREAAKIVENTNIEENVLKKIYEENQTLYKFPKKVKIDTIFVKDLAKAEEILKEVNLENFNELKEKNDEKGQEAKGVTDEFLFVTEIHPAIAEEILSENQKNIIIKKAIPVQEGFHILYLKDIEEERQAIFDEARETILADVKRNIFGQVYNQLIEDIANETVRPKDPVKIEKNKEDKNTETKLKQ; encoded by the coding sequence ATGGAAGAAGATAAAATCTTACATGGAATTCTATTAAAAAAAGCAAAAGAAGCTCAATATACAAATTATGAAATTGAGCAATTAAACTTACAATCTGAAAGTCTTTTTATAAGATACTTTTTAGAAAGAGAGGCTGCTAAAATTGTTGAAAATACAAATATTGAAGAAAATGTATTGAAAAAAATATATGAAGAAAATCAAACTTTATATAAATTTCCTAAAAAAGTAAAGATTGATACTATATTTGTAAAAGATTTAGCAAAAGCTGAAGAAATATTAAAAGAAGTAAATCTTGAAAACTTTAATGAACTTAAAGAAAAAAATGATGAAAAAGGACAAGAAGCAAAAGGTGTAACTGATGAATTTTTATTTGTAACAGAGATTCATCCAGCAATAGCAGAAGAAATTTTAAGTGAAAATCAAAAAAATATTATTATAAAGAAAGCTATTCCTGTACAAGAAGGTTTCCATATTCTTTATTTAAAAGATATAGAAGAAGAAAGACAAGCTATTTTTGATGAAGCTAGAGAAACTATATTGGCAGATGTTAAAAGAAATATATTTGGACAAGTATATAATCAATTAATAGAAGATATAGCAAATGAAACAGTTAGACCAAAGGATCCTGTAAAGATTGAAAAAAATAAAGAAGATAAAAATACAGAAACAAAATTAAAACAATAA
- a CDS encoding adhesion protein FadA, with product MKKFLLLAVLAVSASAFAATDAASLVGELQALDAEYQNLANQEEARFNEERAQADAARQALAQNEQVYNELSQRAQRLQAEANTRFYKSQYQDLASKYEDALKKLEAEMEQQKAVISDFEKIQALRAGN from the coding sequence ATGAAAAAATTTTTATTATTAGCAGTATTAGCAGTTTCTGCTTCAGCTTTTGCAGCAACTGATGCAGCAAGTTTAGTAGGTGAATTACAAGCACTAGATGCTGAATACCAAAACTTAGCAAATCAAGAAGAAGCAAGATTTAATGAAGAAAGAGCACAAGCTGACGCTGCTAGACAAGCACTAGCACAAAATGAACAAGTTTACAATGAATTATCTCAAAGAGCTCAAAGACTTCAAGCAGAAGCTAACACAAGATTTTATAAATCTCAATATCAAGATTTAGCTTCTAAATATGAAGATGCTTTAAAGAAATTAGAAGCTGAAATGGAACAACAAAAAGCTGTTATTTCTGACTTCGAAAAAATTCAAGCTTTAAGAGCTGGTAACTAA
- a CDS encoding cell division protein FtsX, whose amino-acid sequence MYKLFGYGLKGIPYINRLKRRVFYAVVITVVALNIFISFSLNLRSLTNEKIFNSFIVADLQNNLNQDKKNEIEKYILGIDGVRSVRFMDKFESFKNLQNELNISIPESSNPLTDSLVISVKDPTLLGHIQETIETREEVKEVYKDESYLKQSKEQGFITSIAQMGSGVFSFFIAVITIIIFNFGVAIEFLNNANTGLDYAENIRKSKIRNLLSFTMSTVIGTLIFFNIYVLFRKYVSHAKFDSSMLSLKEIVLWHLGAIAILNLLVWLIPANVGRIEYADEDEEDGLDDEFYDNDEDEEDGDYDDFEDDED is encoded by the coding sequence ATGTATAAGTTATTTGGTTATGGATTAAAAGGAATTCCCTATATAAATAGATTAAAAAGAAGAGTGTTTTATGCAGTTGTAATTACAGTTGTTGCATTAAATATTTTTATAAGTTTCTCATTGAATTTAAGAAGTCTAACTAATGAGAAAATATTTAATTCTTTTATAGTTGCAGATTTACAAAATAATCTTAATCAAGATAAAAAGAATGAAATAGAGAAATATATATTGGGAATAGATGGAGTTCGTTCAGTCAGATTTATGGATAAATTTGAAAGTTTTAAGAATTTACAAAATGAACTTAATATTTCAATTCCTGAATCAAGTAACCCTTTAACAGATTCATTAGTAATCTCAGTAAAAGATCCAACACTTCTTGGACATATTCAAGAGACTATTGAAACAAGAGAAGAAGTAAAAGAAGTATATAAAGATGAATCATATTTAAAGCAATCTAAGGAACAAGGATTTATAACTTCTATAGCACAGATGGGAAGTGGTGTTTTCTCATTTTTTATAGCAGTTATTACCATAATCATATTTAACTTTGGAGTAGCAATAGAATTCTTAAATAATGCTAATACAGGACTTGATTATGCTGAAAATATTAGAAAGTCTAAAATAAGAAATCTTTTATCTTTTACTATGTCAACTGTGATAGGAACTTTAATCTTTTTTAATATATATGTGTTATTTAGAAAATATGTATCTCATGCAAAATTTGATTCTTCAATGTTATCCTTGAAGGAAATTGTTTTATGGCATCTTGGAGCAATAGCAATTTTAAATCTATTAGTTTGGTTAATACCAGCAAATGTTGGAAGAATTGAATATGCTGATGAAGATGAAGAAGATGGACTAGATGATGAATTCTATGACAATGATGAAGATGAAGAAGATGGAGATTATGATGACTTTGAAGATGATGAAGACTAA